The sequence TTTTAAACCTTCAATTTTTTTCTTTTTTTCATACATCGTGTAAAGGTCTAATAAGCCCTGGGTGGGGTGTTCGTGGAAACCGTCGCCTGCGTTAATTATTGAAGCGTTTAGGTTTCTTGCCAAAATATCCGGAGCTCCGGCGAGAGAATGTCTGATAATTATGTAGTCCGCTTTCATTGCTTCAAGGGTTTTGCCCGTGTCTATAAGGCTTTCTCCCTTGACCACGCTTGAAGCGTTTACGGCGATGTTTACAACGTCTGCAGATAATCTTTTTGCCGCGATTTCAAATGAAGTTCTTGTTCTTGTGGAAGGTTCGTAAAAAAGGGTTACTACCGTTTTACCTATAAGCGTCGGAGCTTTCTTAACGGAACGGGTAAAAAGACTTTTAAAAGGTTTGACCGAATCTAAAACTGTTTGCAAGTCTTTTTTGTCCAAATGTTCCAAACCAAGCAAATCTTTGCGGTTAAGAGACATGCTTTCCCCTCATCCTGAGAAAATTTTATTTACAAAACAAAGACTTTATCTTCCCCTTCAATTTCTTTACATTCTACTTTTACTTTCCCGTCAATAACGCGCCTTATTCCCGCGTATCCGGCCTCTATGGGAAGCTCCCTGTGGCCTCTGTCAACAAGCACGGCAAGCTGTATGGATTTCGGTCTTCCGAAATCCATAAGCACGTCAAGAGACGCGCGGACGGTTCTTCCCGTGTAGAGAACATCGTCAACGAGAATTATTTTTTTCTGGCTTATGTCAAAAGGTATTTCAGTATCTTTAATAACGGGCATATCCGCGCCGAAATCGTCAAGGTCGTCTCTGTAAAGCGTTATATCAAGCGTGCCGAAGTTAATACTTGCCTCGCCAACGTTTGCAAGTTTTGCAAGCTCGGACAAAATTCTTTTTGCAATACATACGCCTTTGTTGTGAACGCCTACTATGGCAAGTTCCGAAATATTTTTATTATCTTTAAAAATATCTCCGGCAACTTTTTTAACGGCGTTTTGAAACGCCTGCGAATCTAAAATTATTTCTGACATTATTTTTCCTTTGCCGTAACCTGCTGCTTGCGAATGTTATTTCCCCGCTTGTTGCTGCAAGTATTTTTCTATTCCGTCTTTTTGAAGTTTCAAATCTTCTTTTACCACAGACTCCGCCTGTTTCTTTTTATATTCAACAAGTTTTTCTTTTAACGCGTCGTTTGAAACCGCTATTATCTGCGCCGCAAGAACCGCCGCATTTACCGCTCCGGCTTTGCCAACCGCAACAGTTGCAACCGGCACGCCTTTAGGCATTTGAACTATTGCAAAAAGCGCGTCTAAACTTGCAAGATTTTTTCCTTCCATCGGCACGCCTATTACCGGCACGATTGTTTCCGAAGCTACAACTCCGGGCAGCGCCGCCGCCATTCCCGCGGCAGTTATAAAAACTTTTGCGCCGGAAGACTCTGCGCCTTGAATGCTCTGTTTCAAATGCTGCGTCGTTCTGTGAGCGGAAGCAATATTAATGCTGTATGCCAAACCGAATTCTTTCAACATTTTGACAGTCTCATTTATAACGGGCAAATCCGAAGCCGAACCGACAATTATCGCTACATCCGTTCTGTTGTCCATTTTTAACTCCTGATTGCTTTATGCGCAATATCTTTGCGGTAATGCATGTTTTCAAAAGATATTAGTTTTACCTGCGAATAAACTTTATCAATTGCGCTTTTTATATCTGCCGCCGTTGAAGTAACTCCTAAAACTCTTCCGCCCGACGTTACAGCTTTGCCGTTTTCAACTTTTGTGCCCGCGTGAAAAATTATTGTGTCTTTATCGGTTATACTTTCAAGACCTTTGATTTCAAAACCTTTTTGAAAACTTCCCGGATAACCGCCGGACGCTAAAACAACGCAGACTGCAAACTCTTTTTTCCATTCAATTTTTATATCCGAAAGTTTCTTATTTAAAAGAGCTTCGCAAATATCCGTTAAATTTGTTTTAAGAAGCGGCAGCACGGCTTGCGTTTCAGGGTCGCCGAAGCGGCAGTTAAATTCTAAAACATAAGGCTCTTGTCCGTTCATTATAACGCCCACATACAGCACGCCTTTATAATTTAATTTTTCGTTCCGAATGCCTTTTATAACTTTTTGAATAATATTTGTTTCAACTTTTTTATTTAAATTTTCCGTCGCAAGCGGAGCCGGAGCATACGCGCCCATTCCGCCCGTGTTTAAACCTTCATCGTTATCGTTTACTCTTTTATGATCTTGAGACGCAGGCATCATTGCGTAAGAAACGCCGTCGGTAAAAATTAAATATGAAAGTTCCTGACCGTTGATAAATTCTTCTATTACAACAGTTGCGCCGGCGGCGCCTAAAACTTTTTCGCTCATTATTTGCTTAACAGCATTTATTGCGTCCACTCTGCCGTTGCACATATAAACGCCTTTTCCGGCGGCAAGACCGTCCGCTTTTACTACGACTTTTTTATTTTCTTCCCAATTTTCAAGATATTTTAACGCGTCGTCTATATTTGAAAAACTTTCATATTTCGCCGTGGGCACATTATATTTTTGCATGAATTCTTTTGAATAAGTTTTGCTTGCTTCAAGACGAGCCGCGGCTTTTGAAGGCCCTGCTATTTTTAAACCTTCGGCTTCAAAAAAATCTACTATTCCCTCGGAAAGAGGAACTTCGGGACCGACAAAAGTTAAATCTATATTATTTTCTTTAACAAACGTCGCAAGTTTTTCAAACTCGCTGACGCCGATATTTGTATTTTGCGCCACAGAAGCAATTCCGCCGTTTCCCGGAGCGCAATAAATTTTTTCAATATTGGAACTCTGTGCAAACTGCCGGCAAATTGCATGTTCTCTGCCGCCTGAACCTATCACCAAAACTTTCATTTACTCTCCAAAAAGGCGTAGTTTTACGGCATTATTCTACAAAATATATAAAAAAATGTAAATTATATTGTTATTTCAATTGATTTTAACAGCAAAACCCGCCTTAGTTAAAAAGCGGGTTTTATTATTGTATTTTAGTTTTATTTTAGGTAAGTTTTAAATGTAATCAACGGCATTTTGGAATATTATTTTTCCCCAGCCATGCTCGCCGTCAAAACCTTCTTTTCCCGGATGCTGCAGAGCAAAAACATATCTTTCAGGATGCGGCATAAGCCCGAAAACATTGCCTTTTGCATTGCAAATTCCTGCAATTTGCTCCGTTGAACCGTTGGGATCAAGCGGATACTTCGGATTTTTTCCGTCTTTAGAAGAATATCTGAAAACAACTTGATTATTCTTATTAAGATCGTCAAGAAGTTTTTTATCCGCAGGAATAAACTTTCCCTCGCCGTGCGCTACAGGCAAAGATATAATGTTAGGAAGATTTTGCACCCAAAGAGATTTACTTACTCCTTTTTGTTTTTCCGTCTTCAAATAAACCCAGCGGCATTCAAATTTATCCGAATCGTTGTATGAAAGCGTAGAAATTTGTTTGAAAAGTTTTGAGTCGGGAAGAAGTCCCATTTTTACCAACACCTGAAAACCGTTGCAAATA is a genomic window of Endomicrobium proavitum containing:
- a CDS encoding aspartate carbamoyltransferase catalytic subunit; translated protein: MSLNRKDLLGLEHLDKKDLQTVLDSVKPFKSLFTRSVKKAPTLIGKTVVTLFYEPSTRTRTSFEIAAKRLSADVVNIAVNASSVVKGESLIDTGKTLEAMKADYIIIRHSLAGAPDILARNLNASIINAGDGFHEHPTQGLLDLYTMYEKKKKIEGLKVLLVGDILHSRVAKSNIWALTKMGAQVAVAGPPTLMPSKIEELGVKVYYNLDEAIKEADVVNILRIQLERQQENLFPSVHEYVELYQLTKDRLAKAKPNVLIMHPGPMNRGIEISSEVADSPNAVINEQVTNGIAVRMAVLYLLKPNKARKYASSN
- the pyrR gene encoding bifunctional pyr operon transcriptional regulator/uracil phosphoribosyltransferase PyrR, whose protein sequence is MSEIILDSQAFQNAVKKVAGDIFKDNKNISELAIVGVHNKGVCIAKRILSELAKLANVGEASINFGTLDITLYRDDLDDFGADMPVIKDTEIPFDISQKKIILVDDVLYTGRTVRASLDVLMDFGRPKSIQLAVLVDRGHRELPIEAGYAGIRRVIDGKVKVECKEIEGEDKVFVL
- the purE gene encoding 5-(carboxyamino)imidazole ribonucleotide mutase; translation: MDNRTDVAIIVGSASDLPVINETVKMLKEFGLAYSINIASAHRTTQHLKQSIQGAESSGAKVFITAAGMAAALPGVVASETIVPVIGVPMEGKNLASLDALFAIVQMPKGVPVATVAVGKAGAVNAAVLAAQIIAVSNDALKEKLVEYKKKQAESVVKEDLKLQKDGIEKYLQQQAGK
- the purD gene encoding phosphoribosylamine--glycine ligase, which encodes MKVLVIGSGGREHAICRQFAQSSNIEKIYCAPGNGGIASVAQNTNIGVSEFEKLATFVKENNIDLTFVGPEVPLSEGIVDFFEAEGLKIAGPSKAAARLEASKTYSKEFMQKYNVPTAKYESFSNIDDALKYLENWEENKKVVVKADGLAAGKGVYMCNGRVDAINAVKQIMSEKVLGAAGATVVIEEFINGQELSYLIFTDGVSYAMMPASQDHKRVNDNDEGLNTGGMGAYAPAPLATENLNKKVETNIIQKVIKGIRNEKLNYKGVLYVGVIMNGQEPYVLEFNCRFGDPETQAVLPLLKTNLTDICEALLNKKLSDIKIEWKKEFAVCVVLASGGYPGSFQKGFEIKGLESITDKDTIIFHAGTKVENGKAVTSGGRVLGVTSTAADIKSAIDKVYSQVKLISFENMHYRKDIAHKAIRS
- the purQ gene encoding phosphoribosylformylglycinamidine synthase I encodes the protein MKKVKALILRTAGTNCDFETQAAFELCGASAEKLHVNELIEKRDKIFEYDILAFPGGFSYGDDIASGKILSNEVKNKLGEKVQKFALSGKPVIGICNGFQVLVKMGLLPDSKLFKQISTLSYNDSDKFECRWVYLKTEKQKGVSKSLWVQNLPNIISLPVAHGEGKFIPADKKLLDDLNKNNQVVFRYSSKDGKNPKYPLDPNGSTEQIAGICNAKGNVFGLMPHPERYVFALQHPGKEGFDGEHGWGKIIFQNAVDYI